A window of the Burkholderia sp. 9120 genome harbors these coding sequences:
- a CDS encoding AEC family transporter, giving the protein MLHEISYALVPFFFSMAMGYLAGKLARGAMPLSAINSMLVDYALPFALFLYTAKMQRASLGSHLMLILLLVAVMLVPYFASLALSRFVFNVAPSNAAVRAVTIGMPNFAAIGLPLLHSVYGDESNLTVALAITTASVVMSPAGLILLERAKTRDSGGPHTNLLAKALVTTFVKPIVIAPILGVFVSLAGWELPGLLVQSLGIIGSTTAGLALFSTGLILASQPFRLDREVWAGVALSNIVQPLIALALVVVLALPKQIAGEAILLSAIPCGSFGILFGLSYGVQDTTAGTTLVMSSVLSIVSLTATIFLLGYL; this is encoded by the coding sequence ATGCTTCACGAAATCAGTTATGCACTCGTGCCGTTTTTCTTCTCGATGGCAATGGGCTATCTGGCCGGAAAACTCGCGCGGGGCGCGATGCCGCTGTCGGCGATCAACTCGATGCTGGTCGACTACGCGCTGCCATTCGCGCTGTTTCTCTATACGGCGAAGATGCAGCGCGCCAGCCTCGGCAGCCATCTCATGCTGATCCTGTTGCTGGTCGCGGTGATGCTGGTGCCGTATTTCGCGTCGCTCGCGCTGTCACGTTTCGTCTTCAACGTGGCGCCGTCGAATGCGGCGGTTCGCGCCGTCACCATCGGCATGCCGAACTTCGCCGCGATCGGCTTGCCGCTGCTGCACAGTGTTTACGGCGACGAGAGCAATCTGACGGTGGCGCTCGCGATCACGACGGCGTCGGTCGTGATGTCGCCGGCCGGATTGATTCTGCTGGAGCGCGCGAAAACGCGGGACAGTGGCGGCCCGCACACTAACCTGCTGGCGAAGGCACTGGTCACGACCTTCGTTAAACCGATCGTGATCGCGCCGATTCTCGGTGTGTTTGTTTCGCTGGCAGGCTGGGAATTGCCGGGGCTGCTGGTTCAGTCGCTCGGGATTATCGGCAGCACGACTGCGGGCCTCGCCTTGTTTTCAACCGGGCTGATCCTGGCGTCTCAACCGTTCCGGCTCGACCGGGAAGTGTGGGCGGGCGTGGCGCTCAGTAATATCGTTCAGCCGCTGATCGCGCTCGCGCTCGTCGTCGTGCTCGCATTGCCCAAACAGATTGCTGGTGAAGCGATTTTGCTGTCGGCCATTCCCTGCGGTTCGTTCGGCATTCTGTTCGGCCTCTCGTATGGCGTGCAGGACACCACGGCCGGGACGACGCTGGTCATGTCTAGCGTGTTGTCGATCGTCTCGCTGACGGCCACGATTTTTCTGCTGGGCTATCTTTGA
- a CDS encoding gluconate 2-dehydrogenase subunit 3 family protein: MKPIGISPGRRAFMRSVASAAPAAVAIGAGVAGVMANSTAGSAAPFQPRYFTATEWRLLVGLVDRLIPADREGPGALEAGVPEFIDLQMNTPYGYGALWYMHGPFVAGPATLGYQLEYSPRAMYRVALAGLDEQLRKQFSRHFDELDSATRDSVIGQLEQGKLDIGAAPAADFFNQLLQNTHEGYFCDPKHGGNRDMAAWKMINFPGARADYIDWVEQYGKRYPLGPVSSA; this comes from the coding sequence ATGAAACCCATTGGTATCTCTCCTGGGCGACGCGCATTCATGCGCAGTGTCGCCAGCGCGGCGCCGGCCGCCGTGGCGATCGGCGCGGGCGTTGCCGGCGTGATGGCGAATTCGACGGCGGGCAGCGCGGCTCCTTTCCAGCCTCGCTATTTCACGGCGACGGAATGGCGGCTGCTGGTCGGCCTGGTGGATCGTCTGATCCCCGCGGACCGTGAAGGGCCCGGCGCGCTCGAAGCCGGCGTGCCGGAATTCATCGACCTGCAGATGAACACGCCGTACGGCTATGGCGCGCTCTGGTACATGCATGGACCCTTCGTCGCGGGGCCGGCAACGCTGGGCTATCAGCTCGAATACAGTCCGCGCGCGATGTACCGCGTGGCACTCGCCGGACTCGACGAACAGTTGCGCAAGCAATTTTCCCGGCACTTCGACGAACTCGACAGCGCGACGCGCGACAGCGTGATCGGCCAACTGGAGCAGGGCAAGCTCGATATCGGCGCGGCGCCCGCCGCGGACTTTTTCAACCAGCTACTGCAGAACACGCATGAAGGCTACTTCTGCGATCCGAAGCACGGCGGTAATCGCGATATGGCGGCCTGGAAGATGATCAATTTTCCAGGTGCACGTGCCGACTACATCGACTGGGTCGAGCAATACGGGAAACGTTATCCGCTTGGGCCGGTGTCCAGCGCCTGA
- a CDS encoding GMC family oxidoreductase, with product MTDKTMKEVDVVIVGFGWAGAIMAKELTEAGLQVLALERGQYRDTYPDGAYPTTLDELTYLQRFKLFQDMSRSTFTFRHNVNDTALPYRQIGAFKPGEGVGGAGLHWAGQHWRIYPEELRLRSHYVERYGAKFIPKDMTLQDFGVSYEELEPYFDFAEKVFGTSGQAYRVNGTVVGDGNPFEANRSAAFPLPAQKVPYGPHLFMKAAREVGFHPFRAPSATVSAAYTNPYGCQMGPCNFCGFCSGYACYNYSKASPNVNILPALRGLPNFELRPDCTVLRITLDTAGKVATGVEYVDAAGKVVAQPARIVIASTFAYNNAHLFMLSGIGRQYDPVSGEGTVGKNVSYQMLSNIQLFFEPGKNSNPFIGAGGNSVAFDDFNGDNFDHGPHGFVGGAALWCNPAGAKPISGIAVPAGTPRWGSTWKKAVKDNYVNTVSIDSNGANMVYRDCYLDLDPTYRNKFGQPLLRFTFDWKDNDIRMTRFVTDKLVQVAKAMGPKDYTVTQKNFGDHFDVRPYQTTHWAGGLIMGESPRTSALNRYLQSWDVHNVFAIGSNVFPVGLGYNPTGAVAALAYWSAKAIRTQYLKDPRPLVDA from the coding sequence ATGACCGATAAAACGATGAAAGAGGTCGACGTGGTGATCGTCGGCTTCGGCTGGGCCGGCGCTATCATGGCGAAAGAGTTGACCGAGGCCGGCTTGCAGGTACTCGCGCTGGAGCGCGGACAGTACCGCGATACCTATCCGGATGGCGCGTATCCGACCACGCTGGACGAGCTCACTTATCTGCAGCGTTTCAAGCTGTTTCAGGATATGTCGCGCAGTACTTTCACGTTCCGTCACAACGTGAACGACACCGCATTGCCTTATCGGCAGATCGGTGCATTCAAACCGGGCGAGGGCGTAGGCGGCGCCGGTTTGCACTGGGCGGGCCAGCACTGGCGAATCTATCCGGAAGAATTGCGGTTGCGCTCGCATTACGTCGAGCGTTACGGCGCGAAGTTCATTCCGAAGGACATGACGCTGCAGGATTTCGGCGTGTCTTATGAAGAACTCGAACCGTACTTCGATTTTGCCGAGAAGGTGTTTGGCACTTCGGGCCAGGCGTACCGTGTGAACGGTACGGTGGTGGGCGACGGCAATCCGTTCGAAGCGAACCGCTCGGCGGCGTTCCCGCTACCCGCGCAGAAAGTGCCGTACGGTCCACACCTGTTCATGAAGGCGGCGCGAGAAGTCGGCTTTCATCCGTTCCGTGCGCCGTCGGCCACCGTCTCGGCCGCTTATACGAATCCGTATGGCTGCCAGATGGGACCGTGCAACTTCTGTGGTTTCTGTTCGGGCTATGCGTGCTACAACTACTCGAAAGCCTCGCCCAACGTGAACATTCTGCCCGCGCTGCGCGGCCTGCCGAACTTCGAGCTGCGGCCTGATTGCACCGTGCTGCGCATTACGCTCGACACGGCCGGCAAAGTGGCGACCGGTGTGGAGTATGTGGATGCCGCCGGCAAAGTGGTCGCGCAACCGGCGCGGATCGTGATTGCCAGTACCTTCGCCTATAACAACGCGCATCTGTTCATGCTGTCGGGCATTGGCCGTCAATATGATCCGGTGAGCGGCGAAGGCACGGTTGGCAAGAATGTGTCGTACCAGATGCTCTCGAATATTCAGCTCTTCTTCGAGCCCGGCAAGAACAGCAATCCGTTCATTGGCGCGGGCGGCAATAGCGTCGCGTTCGACGACTTCAACGGCGATAACTTCGATCACGGTCCGCACGGTTTTGTCGGCGGCGCGGCGCTATGGTGCAATCCCGCCGGCGCCAAACCGATTTCCGGCATTGCGGTGCCGGCCGGCACGCCGCGCTGGGGCAGCACGTGGAAAAAGGCGGTCAAGGACAACTACGTGAACACCGTGTCGATCGATTCGAACGGCGCCAACATGGTGTATCGGGATTGCTACCTCGATCTCGACCCCACGTACCGGAACAAGTTCGGGCAGCCGCTGTTGCGCTTTACGTTCGACTGGAAAGACAACGATATCCGCATGACGCGCTTCGTGACCGACAAGCTGGTTCAGGTCGCGAAAGCCATGGGACCGAAGGACTACACGGTCACGCAAAAGAACTTCGGCGATCACTTCGACGTACGGCCGTATCAGACGACGCATTGGGCCGGCGGCCTGATCATGGGCGAGTCGCCGCGAACCAGCGCGTTGAACCGCTACCTGCAAAGCTGGGACGTGCACAACGTGTTCGCGATCGGCTCGAACGTGTTTCCGGTCGGGCTGGGTTACAACCCCACGGGCGCGGTCGCCGCGCTGGCTTACTGGTCGGCGAAAGCGATCCGCACGCAATATCTGAAAGACCCGCGACCGCTGGTGGATGCGTGA
- a CDS encoding cytochrome c, translated as MTNLEALRYRFGAALSILSLSWSAYAAPAADSAQIERGAYLASAGDCVSCHTAKNGKPFAGGLPLATPLGKVYSTNITPDPATGIGTWSYEDFAALMRHGKTREGHTVYPAMPYPSYAHIDDTDMHALYMYFMHGVTPVSRTNRASDIPWPLSMRWPLSVWSRLFGPATKAYVAQPGSSTQSAAQIARGAYLVQGLGHCGSCHTPRGFALQELSLGDDANPVFLAGGQSVDGWIAPSLRNEHGDGLAAMPAAEIVAFLRSGRNAHAASFGAMNDVVANSMQHMSEADLTSIAAYLKSLPPHKQDAPPYRYDATVATQLYHGQVPNAGAQIYLDRCAGCHRSDGKGNGKAFPALAGNPVLQTNDPTSAIHIVLTGGSMPPTRSAPSALAMGPYAALLSDREIAQVVTFVQTSWGNRGGAASDRQVAKLRKASAPPVTSRTASAGVLE; from the coding sequence ATGACGAATCTCGAAGCTTTGCGATATCGCTTTGGCGCGGCGCTCTCCATCCTGTCGCTGTCATGGAGCGCTTACGCGGCGCCGGCAGCGGACTCCGCGCAAATTGAACGAGGCGCTTATCTGGCTAGCGCCGGCGATTGCGTGTCCTGTCACACGGCGAAGAACGGCAAGCCGTTCGCCGGTGGTCTACCGCTCGCCACACCGCTCGGCAAGGTCTATTCGACCAACATCACGCCTGATCCGGCGACGGGTATCGGCACGTGGTCTTATGAGGATTTCGCGGCGCTGATGCGGCACGGTAAAACCCGAGAGGGGCATACGGTTTATCCGGCCATGCCGTACCCGTCGTACGCGCATATCGACGATACCGACATGCACGCGTTGTACATGTACTTCATGCATGGCGTCACGCCGGTCTCGCGGACCAACCGCGCGAGCGATATTCCCTGGCCGCTGTCCATGCGCTGGCCGCTGAGCGTGTGGAGTCGGCTCTTCGGACCGGCAACGAAGGCGTACGTGGCTCAGCCCGGCTCTTCGACACAGAGCGCGGCACAGATCGCACGCGGCGCGTATCTCGTGCAAGGTCTCGGCCATTGCGGCAGTTGCCATACGCCGCGAGGCTTCGCGCTGCAGGAGTTGTCGCTCGGCGACGACGCGAATCCGGTTTTTCTGGCCGGCGGCCAGTCGGTCGACGGCTGGATTGCGCCGTCGTTACGCAACGAACACGGCGACGGGCTCGCCGCCATGCCGGCCGCGGAGATCGTCGCGTTTCTGCGCAGCGGTCGCAATGCGCATGCGGCGTCATTCGGCGCCATGAACGACGTCGTGGCCAACTCGATGCAGCACATGAGCGAAGCGGACCTGACGAGTATCGCGGCCTATCTGAAGTCGCTGCCGCCGCACAAGCAGGACGCGCCGCCTTATCGCTACGACGCAACCGTCGCGACGCAGCTTTATCACGGGCAGGTGCCGAATGCCGGCGCGCAGATCTATCTCGATCGCTGTGCCGGCTGCCATCGCTCGGACGGGAAAGGTAACGGCAAGGCCTTCCCGGCGCTGGCAGGCAATCCGGTCCTGCAGACCAACGACCCGACCTCGGCGATTCATATCGTGCTGACGGGCGGTTCGATGCCGCCGACGCGCAGCGCGCCGTCGGCGCTCGCCATGGGGCCGTACGCGGCCCTCCTGAGCGATCGCGAGATCGCGCAGGTGGTGACCTTCGTGCAGACCAGTTGGGGCAATCGGGGCGGCGCGGCCAGCGATCGTCAGGTCGCGAAACTGCGCAAGGCATCGGCGCCGCCGGTTACGTCCAGAACGGCTTCGGCCGGCGTGCTGGAATGA
- a CDS encoding YceI family protein, which yields MKKSFLLAASALAAALSFNAMAADTYQLDPTHTYPSFETDHFGGISTWRGKFKKSSGTVVLDRAAKTGTVDVTIDMSSVDIGNDKLDAELVTEKFFDAAKYPTATYKGTQIRFDGDKPVEVIGTLTMHGITKPVNLKIESFKCFTNPMLKREVCGTESTATFNRDDFGIDFGKAYGFKMQTTLHIQAEGIKQ from the coding sequence TTGAAGAAATCCTTTTTGCTCGCCGCCAGCGCGCTGGCCGCTGCCCTGTCGTTCAACGCAATGGCGGCCGACACGTATCAGCTCGATCCGACCCACACCTACCCGAGCTTCGAAACCGACCACTTCGGCGGCATCTCGACGTGGCGCGGCAAGTTCAAGAAGAGCAGCGGCACCGTCGTGCTGGATCGCGCGGCGAAGACCGGCACGGTGGACGTGACGATCGACATGAGCTCGGTGGATATCGGCAATGACAAGCTCGATGCGGAACTGGTCACGGAAAAATTCTTCGACGCCGCGAAGTACCCGACCGCAACGTACAAGGGCACGCAGATCCGCTTCGACGGCGACAAGCCGGTTGAAGTGATCGGCACGCTGACCATGCACGGCATCACCAAGCCGGTCAATCTGAAGATCGAATCGTTCAAGTGCTTCACGAACCCGATGCTCAAGCGTGAAGTGTGCGGCACCGAATCGACCGCCACGTTCAATCGCGACGACTTTGGCATCGACTTCGGCAAGGCTTACGGCTTCAAGATGCAAACCACGCTGCACATTCAGGCTGAAGGCATCAAGCAATAA
- a CDS encoding YceI family protein translates to MKSNLYHSAVRAAIRPAIRPILAGIAALSLFGAGLAHADVDASKSTVIATTKQMNVPVDGKFRKFSAQLNFDPARPTAGSANVSIDTGSYDLGADDYNKQAQGKEWFDSATYPAATFVSSAIAPAGGNQYKITGKLTIKGKSQTVVVPVTVTAQGATQTFDGSLPIKRSQFDVGTGEWKDTSVVADEVVIKFHLVASKK, encoded by the coding sequence ATGAAATCAAACCTTTATCACTCCGCCGTTCGCGCGGCAATTCGTCCCGCGATTCGACCGATCCTCGCCGGCATCGCGGCGCTTTCGCTGTTCGGCGCCGGGCTCGCGCATGCCGACGTCGACGCCAGCAAAAGCACGGTCATTGCCACCACGAAACAGATGAACGTGCCGGTCGACGGCAAGTTCAGAAAGTTCTCCGCGCAACTGAATTTCGATCCCGCCAGGCCGACCGCCGGCAGCGCCAATGTGTCGATCGACACCGGCAGCTACGACCTCGGCGCAGACGACTACAACAAGCAGGCGCAAGGCAAGGAATGGTTCGACAGCGCAACCTATCCGGCCGCGACCTTTGTTTCCAGCGCGATCGCGCCGGCCGGCGGCAACCAGTACAAGATCACCGGCAAGCTGACCATCAAGGGTAAATCGCAAACCGTCGTCGTGCCGGTCACCGTCACGGCGCAAGGCGCCACGCAAACCTTCGACGGCTCGCTGCCCATCAAACGCTCGCAGTTCGATGTCGGCACGGGCGAATGGAAAGATACCTCGGTGGTGGCCGACGAAGTCGTCATCAAATTTCACCTCGTCGCTTCGAAGAAGTAA
- a CDS encoding cytochrome b, with product MKTRPSDPDRYHGTAIALHWLIAALIICGFYIGWIMTDIHGFTPTKLKYFSWHKWIGVTVFALAVIRVLWRATHRAPALDSATPTWQKAAAHLVHGLLYLLMLAVPLSGYFYSSAAGIQVVYLGIVPLPTFIGPDQALKATLRTVHVLLNYTLLALVVMHVLAALKHQFVDRDGLLARMIPFLK from the coding sequence ATGAAAACCCGTCCTTCAGATCCTGATCGCTATCACGGAACCGCCATTGCGCTGCATTGGCTGATCGCTGCATTGATCATCTGCGGTTTCTATATCGGCTGGATCATGACCGATATCCACGGCTTTACGCCCACCAAGCTCAAGTACTTCTCGTGGCACAAGTGGATCGGCGTGACCGTCTTCGCGCTCGCCGTGATCCGCGTGCTGTGGCGCGCCACCCACCGCGCGCCGGCGCTCGACAGCGCTACGCCCACGTGGCAGAAGGCCGCGGCGCATCTGGTGCATGGTCTGTTATATCTGCTGATGCTGGCTGTTCCGCTGTCCGGCTACTTCTATAGTTCCGCCGCCGGTATTCAGGTGGTGTATCTGGGCATCGTGCCGTTGCCTACCTTCATCGGCCCGGATCAGGCGCTCAAGGCCACGCTGCGCACGGTTCATGTGCTGCTCAATTACACGCTGCTCGCGCTGGTTGTCATGCATGTGCTGGCGGCGCTCAAGCATCAATTCGTCGACCGCGACGGCTTGCTTGCAAGGATGATTCCGTTCCTCAAGTAA
- a CDS encoding sensor domain-containing diguanylate cyclase — MNSTGKHNAPLGADFLRHDSAPAAAGVEGYMEHDAAVYRTLLESTKAIPWKIDWATMGFAYIGPQIEALLGWAPSSWKTVQDWAARMHPEDRDKVVDFCVAQSKAGTDHEADYRALTSRGEYVWLRDVVHVVRDANGEVEALVGFMFDISERKKTEEKLAELQRELEALSFKDGLTGVGNRREFDAVLQREWSAAQRHAAPLSLIMGDIDFFKSYNDYYGHVQGDACLKRVAAVLGEAVRPGDFVGRFGGEEFVLILPNTGAEAARQVVERCRDRLSAEEIAHERSPFRQTVTASFGVGTLIPAADADPVAFVNLVDSQLYLAKDNGRDCIAAVNRVG, encoded by the coding sequence ATGAACAGCACTGGCAAACACAACGCGCCGCTCGGCGCGGATTTTCTGCGTCACGATTCCGCACCGGCCGCTGCCGGCGTGGAAGGTTACATGGAGCACGACGCCGCCGTCTACCGTACTTTGCTCGAATCGACGAAAGCGATTCCGTGGAAGATCGATTGGGCGACCATGGGGTTCGCCTATATCGGCCCGCAGATCGAAGCGCTGCTCGGCTGGGCGCCGTCGAGCTGGAAAACCGTGCAGGACTGGGCCGCGCGCATGCATCCGGAAGACCGTGACAAGGTGGTCGATTTCTGCGTCGCGCAGTCGAAGGCGGGCACCGATCACGAAGCGGACTATCGCGCGTTGACGAGCCGCGGCGAATACGTGTGGTTGCGCGACGTGGTGCATGTGGTGCGCGACGCGAACGGCGAGGTCGAGGCACTGGTCGGCTTCATGTTCGACATCAGCGAGCGCAAGAAGACCGAAGAGAAACTGGCCGAACTACAGCGCGAACTCGAAGCGCTGTCGTTCAAGGACGGCCTCACGGGCGTCGGCAATCGCCGCGAATTCGACGCCGTCTTGCAGCGCGAATGGAGCGCGGCGCAGCGGCATGCCGCGCCGCTATCGCTGATCATGGGCGACATCGATTTCTTCAAGTCGTACAACGACTACTACGGCCACGTGCAAGGCGATGCGTGCCTGAAGCGGGTGGCTGCCGTGCTGGGCGAAGCGGTGCGGCCGGGCGATTTCGTCGGCCGCTTCGGCGGCGAGGAATTCGTGCTGATTCTGCCGAATACCGGTGCGGAGGCCGCGCGGCAAGTCGTCGAACGATGCCGCGACCGGCTCTCGGCGGAGGAGATTGCGCACGAGCGTTCGCCGTTCCGGCAAACAGTGACCGCGAGTTTCGGCGTCGGCACGCTGATTCCGGCGGCCGATGCCGATCCGGTGGCGTTCGTGAATCTGGTGGACTCGCAGTTGTACCTCGCCAAAGACAATGGGCGCGACTGCATCGCGGCGGTGAACCGGGTGGGCTGA
- a CDS encoding arsenic transporter — MNSVLLSWGIAAAATAGVITRPFKWPEAVWAVAGALLLVSLGLLPVDLAIAAVGKGTDVYLFLFGMMLLSEVGRREGLFDWVAVLAVNHAQGSPRKLFLLVYLVGVVITAFLSNDAAAVVLTPAVFAAAKKAKTHPLPLLFVCAFIANAASFVLPISNPANIVLYGNHTPALGAWLMRFTLPSLLSIVATYLMLRWSQRDALAGTCEANLEPLALSASGRVALAGIAVTAVALLTVSAFDLPLGLPTAILGALTALVVLIQERKSPLPMIREISWSVLPLVAALFVLVEMLDHTGVITTLAGLTQRAALHNEMSTAGWAGAAIAFGSNLMNNLPAGLIASSTVMQAHSPERVIDALLIGVDLGPNLSITGSLATILWLNAIRREGEDVGFLKFLKVGVVVMVPALVLALGARILIH, encoded by the coding sequence TTGAATTCCGTTTTGCTGTCCTGGGGTATCGCCGCGGCCGCCACGGCCGGTGTCATCACCCGGCCGTTCAAATGGCCCGAGGCGGTCTGGGCCGTGGCCGGCGCGCTGCTGCTGGTGTCGTTGGGGCTGTTGCCGGTCGATCTGGCCATCGCGGCGGTCGGCAAAGGCACCGACGTTTATCTGTTTCTGTTCGGCATGATGCTGCTGTCCGAAGTGGGCCGTCGCGAAGGACTGTTCGACTGGGTCGCGGTGCTCGCGGTCAATCATGCCCAGGGTTCGCCGCGCAAGCTGTTCCTGCTGGTCTATCTGGTCGGCGTGGTGATCACCGCCTTTCTTTCCAACGACGCAGCCGCCGTCGTGCTCACCCCGGCCGTATTCGCCGCCGCCAAAAAAGCGAAGACGCACCCGTTGCCGTTGCTGTTCGTCTGCGCATTCATCGCCAACGCCGCGAGCTTCGTGCTGCCGATCTCGAATCCGGCCAACATCGTGCTGTACGGCAATCACACGCCCGCGCTCGGTGCGTGGCTGATGCGCTTCACGCTGCCTTCGCTGCTGTCGATCGTCGCGACTTACCTGATGCTGCGCTGGAGCCAACGCGACGCGCTGGCCGGCACCTGCGAGGCGAATCTGGAACCGCTCGCGCTGTCGGCGAGCGGCCGCGTCGCGCTCGCGGGTATCGCGGTGACGGCGGTCGCGTTGCTGACGGTGTCCGCGTTCGATCTGCCGCTCGGCCTGCCCACCGCGATCCTCGGCGCGCTGACGGCGCTGGTCGTGCTGATCCAGGAGCGCAAATCGCCGCTGCCGATGATCCGCGAAATCTCATGGAGCGTGCTGCCGCTGGTCGCTGCGCTGTTCGTGCTGGTCGAGATGCTCGATCACACCGGCGTCATCACGACGCTCGCCGGCCTGACGCAGCGCGCGGCGCTGCACAACGAAATGAGCACCGCGGGCTGGGCCGGCGCCGCCATCGCGTTCGGCAGCAACCTGATGAACAACCTGCCGGCCGGGCTGATCGCCAGTTCGACGGTGATGCAGGCGCATAGCCCGGAGCGCGTCATCGACGCGCTGCTGATCGGCGTCGACCTGGGGCCGAACCTGTCGATCACGGGGTCGCTCGCCACGATCCTCTGGCTCAACGCGATTCGCCGCGAAGGCGAAGACGTCGGCTTCCTGAAGTTTCTGAAGGTCGGCGTGGTGGTGATGGTGCCGGCGCTCGTGCTGGCGCTTGGCGCGCGGATTCTGATCCACTGA